Genomic DNA from Helicobacter pylori NQ4053:
TTTCGCTCTTTTTAAAAACACTAACATCAAAGTAACTTTTAGAAATGTGATAGAAGGCGATCATGCAGGTTCTCTTACGGCTTATGTGAGGATGAATGAAAAGCTGGTGAAAGTGCCTATGCAATACACGATTGCTGATGATAAGCTCGTGGTTAAAGGGGTTTTGGATTTATTGAATTTTGGCTTGAAAAACGAATTAGCGAGCTTGGCTAAACGATGCGAAAGTTTTCATGAGGGCTTGACTTGGTCGCAAGTGGAAATCCAATTTGAAAGCATGATTAAGGGATAATGTAAAATCATGGAGTTGTTGCACAGCATTAATGATTTTAATGAAGCCAAGCAGGTGATCGCTGGGGGGGTCAATTCACCTGTGAGGGCGTTTAAGAGCGTTAAAGGCACTCCCCCCTTTATTTTAAAGGGTAAGGGGGCGTATCTTTATGATGTGGATAACAACCATTATATAGATTTTGTGCAAAGTTGGGGGCCTTTGATTTTTGGGCATGCTGATGAAGAGATTGAAAAAAATATTATTAATGCATTAAAAAAAGGCACTTCTTTTGGCGCTCCCACAGAATTAGAAACCACTTTAGCTAAGGAAATCATTTCTTGTTATGAAGGCTTAGATAAGGTGCGTTTAGTGAATAGCGGCACAGAAGCGACCATGAGCGCGATACGACTCGCTAGAGCTTATAGCCAAAAAGACGATTTGATCAAGTTTGAAGGGTGTTATCATGGGCATAGCGACTCCTTATTGGTGAAAGCGGGTAGCGGGTGCGCTACTTTTGGATCTCCTTCTTCTTTAGGCGTGCCGAACGATTTTAGCAAACACACTCTAGTGGCCCGTTATAACGATTTAAACTCCACAGAAGAATGTTTTAAAAAAGGCGATGTGGGTTGCGTCATCATTGAACCCATTGCCGGGAATATGGGGTTAGTGCCGGCTCAAAAAGAGTTTTTATTGGGCTTAAAGGCTTTGTGTGAAAAATACCAAGCGGTGCTGATTTTAGATGAAGTGATGAGCGGGTTTAGAGCGAGTTTGAGCGGTTCGCAAGAATTTTATGGCGTTGTGCCGGATTTGGTAACCTTTGGTAAGGTGATAGGTGCGGGGCTTCCTTTGGCGTGTTTTGGAGGGCGTGCAGAAATTATGGACTTGCTTTCGCCCATTGGAAGCGTGTATCAAGCAGGCACTTTGAGCGGTAACCCCCTAGCGGTGTGCGCAGGGTTGAGTGCGCTTTATAAAATCAAAAGAGACAAAACCCTTTATACCCGCTTGAACGCTTTAGCCGTTCGTTTGACTCAAGGTTTAAAAAAGAGCGCTCAAAGCTATAATATCGCTTTAGAGACGCTCAACAGAGGGAGCATGTTTGGCTTTTTCTTTAACGAAAATGCGGTGCGTGATTTTGATGACGCTTTAAAAAGCGATATAGAAATGTTTGCAAAATTCCATCAAAAAATGCTTTTTAAGGGCGTGTATTTGGCATGTTCAAGCTTTGAAACCGGCTTTATTTGTGAGCCTATGACTGAAGAGATGATTGATTTTACGATCGCAAAAGCCGATGAAAGTTTTGATGAAATCATAAAGGGCGTGTGAATTTTTGAAAAAGCCAAAGTATTATAAATTCATAGAGGGGGCGAATTATTTGAGCTTAGGGCTGTCTATGGTGGTAGCGATCCTTATGGGCGTGGCTATAGGCTATGGGCTTAAAAAGCTCACTCACATTTCGTGGCTTTTTTGGCTTGGGGTTATTTGGGGCGTGTTAGCGAGCTTTCTCAATGTCTATAAGGCTTATAAAAACATGCAAAAAGACTATGAAGAACTAGCCAAAGATCCCAAATACACACAAAATAAAACAAAATAAATCCAATCAAATCCCATGTGCCAAATCCAATGCTTGCTTATTTTACTTTTTATCAATATAGTTAGCGCGATTATCGTTTATTTTTTCCAAGCGTTTCAAGGGGTTTTGAATTTTGAAGGGGGGTTTTTAGGGTTTTTTATCGTGGCGTTGTCTTCGTATCATGGCGTTAAAAAGCGTTTGGATTTAAGGAAACAAAATGGAGAAAAAGAAGAAAAGCAAAAATTCCAAAAATTTGCTCTGGGTTTGGAAATGTCTTTCAATGTGTGGCGTTTAGGGGGGTATGGGGTTTTATTAGGCATTTTAGGAGTGCTTTTATTCTTGCATCTTTTTAACGGGTTAATCTTTCTTATTGGCGTGTTTGTGAGCTCGCTCTCTAGCGCGTTATTACGATTTTTGAATAATAATGGTAAGTTTTGACACAAACTCACATGGATTTTAACCCATTTAATCCTCTTTTAATTTTTAATCCTATACAATAAAAACAAAAATGGGAGTGGATCTTGAAAACAAAAAATCCCGCCAAAAGAATCCTAAAAACCGCTGTGATTCAAATGCAATCCAAACCCTACGCCTTAAATGAAAACCTGCAATTAGCGCTCAACCTAGCCAAAGAAGCCCACAATAAAGGTGCGAATCTCATTGTTTTACCGGAATTGTTTGATAGCGGTTATTGCGTGAATGATAAGGATGCGGATTTTGGGATAAATCTTAAAGCGATAGAGCATGGCGAGCTAAAAAGCGAGACTTTGAGAGCGTTAAGCGATTTTGCAAAGTCTAATAAAGTGTATCTAGTAGCGTGTAGCATTGAAAAAACAAATAAAAAACTTTACGACAGCGCTTATATCATTCCACCAAAAGGCGGGATCGTTGGCAAGCATCGTAAAATCTATTTGTGGGGCGATGAAAAATCGCGCTTCAAAAGGGGTAAAAAATACGAGGTTTTTACGCTGGATTTTGGGGATTTTAGCGCGAAAGTGGGTTTGCAAATTTGCTATGAAATCGGCTTTGGCGTGGGCGCGAATCTGTTAGCGTTACAAGGGGCAGAGGTTTTAATCTATCCTAGCGCGTTTGGTAAAGCTAGGGCTTATAATTGGGATTTATTGAGCAAAGCTAGAGCGTTAGAAAATGGCTGTTTTGTGTGCGCGTGCAATCATAGTGGGGAAGAAACTAACGCCCAATTAAAACAAACGCTAGAATTTGCCGGTGATTCAAGAATCATTGCGCCCAATGGGAAAATCATCGCGCAAGCCACCAAGCTTAATGAAGTCATTATCGCTGAAATGGATTTGAACGAA
This window encodes:
- a CDS encoding carbon-nitrogen hydrolase family protein, translating into MKTKNPAKRILKTAVIQMQSKPYALNENLQLALNLAKEAHNKGANLIVLPELFDSGYCVNDKDADFGINLKAIEHGELKSETLRALSDFAKSNKVYLVACSIEKTNKKLYDSAYIIPPKGGIVGKHRKIYLWGDEKSRFKRGKKYEVFTLDFGDFSAKVGLQICYEIGFGVGANLLALQGAEVLIYPSAFGKARAYNWDLLSKARALENGCFVCACNHSGEETNAQLKQTLEFAGDSRIIAPNGKIIAQATKLNEVIIAEMDLNEVALQRQKIPYLQDFDTKLTKKGFGKLT
- a CDS encoding AtpZ/AtpI family protein → MKKPKYYKFIEGANYLSLGLSMVVAILMGVAIGYGLKKLTHISWLFWLGVIWGVLASFLNVYKAYKNMQKDYEELAKDPKYTQNKTK
- the hemL gene encoding glutamate-1-semialdehyde 2,1-aminomutase, with protein sequence MELLHSINDFNEAKQVIAGGVNSPVRAFKSVKGTPPFILKGKGAYLYDVDNNHYIDFVQSWGPLIFGHADEEIEKNIINALKKGTSFGAPTELETTLAKEIISCYEGLDKVRLVNSGTEATMSAIRLARAYSQKDDLIKFEGCYHGHSDSLLVKAGSGCATFGSPSSLGVPNDFSKHTLVARYNDLNSTEECFKKGDVGCVIIEPIAGNMGLVPAQKEFLLGLKALCEKYQAVLILDEVMSGFRASLSGSQEFYGVVPDLVTFGKVIGAGLPLACFGGRAEIMDLLSPIGSVYQAGTLSGNPLAVCAGLSALYKIKRDKTLYTRLNALAVRLTQGLKKSAQSYNIALETLNRGSMFGFFFNENAVRDFDDALKSDIEMFAKFHQKMLFKGVYLACSSFETGFICEPMTEEMIDFTIAKADESFDEIIKGV
- a CDS encoding YceI family protein, with the translated sequence MKKMVLVSVLLAGFLQAVNLDLSSAKLTWTAFKSKAKTPVNGSFESITYKLGKSQDSLKTLLEGASASMDSLKVNLGDELKNKNVKEAFFALFKNTNIKVTFRNVIEGDHAGSLTAYVRMNEKLVKVPMQYTIADDKLVVKGVLDLLNFGLKNELASLAKRCESFHEGLTWSQVEIQFESMIKG